A stretch of Acetobacteroides hydrogenigenes DNA encodes these proteins:
- a CDS encoding DEAD/DEAH box helicase, with amino-acid sequence MEFKDLNLCSGVLEGLEAMNITTPTPVQEKAIPVILEGKDLIACAQTGTGKTAAFVLPIIDKLANRENHNKATTLILVPTRELAIQIDQQIMGFSYFTPATSVAVYGGNDSMLWETQKTALINGADIIIATPGRLITHLNFDYFKLSDIEHFILDEADRMLDMGFVDDITAIAAKLPAKRQTVMFSATMPDKIRKLARKILHNPVEINLATSKPAENVLQAVCMAEDPEKVKILISLLKDKPNIKSVVIFSSTKTKVKEIEKTLRAAKLNTASIHSDLEQKEREEVMRRFRSRDIQLLVATDIISRGIDVENIDMVVNFDVPHDPEDYVHRVGRTARAQAEGVAITFVNKKDKRLLDNIEKFLGNKIYHYRH; translated from the coding sequence ATGAACATCACTACCCCAACACCTGTTCAGGAGAAGGCAATACCGGTAATCCTCGAAGGGAAAGATCTTATCGCCTGCGCTCAAACCGGAACAGGTAAAACCGCCGCCTTCGTACTGCCCATCATCGACAAACTCGCCAACCGCGAGAACCACAACAAAGCGACAACCCTTATCCTAGTGCCCACCCGCGAGCTGGCCATCCAGATCGACCAGCAGATTATGGGCTTCAGCTACTTTACCCCTGCCACCTCGGTAGCGGTGTACGGTGGAAACGACTCGATGCTGTGGGAAACGCAGAAAACCGCGCTCATCAACGGTGCCGACATCATCATTGCAACGCCGGGCAGGCTGATTACCCACCTCAACTTCGACTACTTTAAGCTATCGGACATCGAGCACTTTATCCTCGACGAGGCCGACCGCATGCTCGACATGGGTTTCGTGGACGATATCACCGCCATTGCCGCTAAGCTTCCAGCCAAGAGGCAAACCGTGATGTTCTCGGCAACCATGCCCGATAAGATCAGAAAACTGGCAAGAAAGATTCTGCATAATCCTGTCGAAATAAACCTGGCAACCTCCAAGCCCGCCGAAAACGTGCTTCAGGCCGTTTGCATGGCCGAAGACCCCGAAAAGGTGAAGATTCTGATCAGCCTGCTAAAGGATAAGCCCAACATCAAAAGCGTGGTCATCTTCTCCTCTACCAAAACCAAGGTAAAGGAGATTGAAAAGACGCTTAGAGCGGCCAAGCTAAATACCGCCTCCATCCACTCCGACCTCGAACAGAAGGAGCGCGAAGAGGTTATGCGCCGCTTCCGCTCGCGCGACATCCAGCTGCTGGTAGCCACCGACATCATCTCGCGCGGCATCGACGTGGAAAATATTGACATGGTGGTAAACTTCGACGTACCCCACGACCCCGAAGATTACGTACACCGCGTAGGCCGTACGGCCCGCGCACAGGCCGAAGGTGTGGCCATTACCTTTGTTAACAAGAAGGATAAGCGCCTACTCGACAATATCGAGAAGTTCCTTGGGAATAAGATCTATCATTATCGTCATTAA